A genomic window from Ruminiclostridium cellulolyticum H10 includes:
- a CDS encoding DUF6385 domain-containing protein, whose product MPGMPIYQDSPTNLKNQIFAANGSSVVNVQADNTGRLKVATDSSSPLAVDVDEAVNSITVYGSDGTSNQVLRTTATGQLDIRPLTVSDTVNVSITQADDSITVYGNDGTANQIIKTNSTGQLDIRPLTSSDTVSVDVSQATDSIAVYGNDGTANQIIKTNSTGQLDIRPLTSSDTVSVDVSQATDSIAVYGNDGTANQIIKTNSTGQLDIRPLTSSDTVSVDVSQATDSIAVYGNDGTANQIIKTNSTGQLDIRPLTSSDTVSVDVSQATDSIAVYGNDGTANQIIKTNSTGQLDIRPLTSSDTVSVDVSQATDSIAVYGNDGTANQIIKTNSTGQLDIRPLTSSDTVSVDVSQATDSIAVYGNDGTANQIIKTNSTGQLDIRPLTSSDTVNVDISQSTDSIAVYGSDGTANHALLTDSAGILQVNNTRTFTTATLTTLETTDSYQYTTQQEIAQLNTYQFFVKNTGDTNSVTLVVELSPNGTDWVVDSDERPITFGAATIITSNKFLRYIRLGYKSTSTGASTTISAIFQGQG is encoded by the coding sequence ATGCCCGGAATGCCAATTTATCAAGATTCTCCGACGAATCTAAAAAATCAGATTTTTGCAGCAAACGGATCATCTGTAGTTAATGTTCAGGCTGACAATACAGGTAGATTAAAGGTTGCAACCGACAGTTCGTCCCCACTCGCTGTTGACGTAGATGAAGCTGTAAACAGTATAACTGTTTATGGCAGTGACGGTACAAGTAACCAAGTTTTAAGAACAACTGCTACGGGTCAGCTGGATATCAGGCCTCTTACCGTTTCAGATACTGTCAATGTGAGTATTACTCAAGCAGATGACAGTATTACTGTCTATGGTAATGACGGTACTGCAAACCAGATAATTAAAACTAACTCCACAGGCCAACTGGATATCAGACCTCTGACTTCTTCTGATACCGTCAGCGTTGATGTTTCCCAAGCTACCGATAGTATTGCTGTTTATGGTAATGACGGTACTGCAAACCAGATAATTAAAACTAACTCCACAGGCCAACTGGATATCAGACCTCTGACTTCTTCTGATACCGTCAGCGTTGATGTTTCTCAAGCTACCGATAGTATTGCTGTTTATGGTAATGACGGTACTGCAAACCAGATAATTAAAACTAACTCCACAGGCCAACTGGATATCAGACCTCTGACTTCTTCTGATACCGTCAGCGTTGATGTTTCTCAAGCTACCGATAGTATCGCTGTTTATGGTAATGACGGTACTGCAAACCAGATAATTAAAACTAACTCCACAGGCCAACTGGATATCAGACCTCTGACTTCTTCTGATACCGTCAGTGTTGATGTTTCCCAAGCTACCGATAGTATCGCTGTTTATGGTAATGACGGTACTGCAAACCAGATAATTAAAACTAACTCCACAGGCCAACTGGATATCAGACCTCTGACTTCTTCTGATACCGTCAGCGTTGATGTTTCCCAAGCTACCGATAGTATTGCTGTTTATGGTAATGACGGTACTGCAAACCAGATAATTAAAACTAACTCCACAGGCCAACTGGATATCAGACCTCTGACTTCTTCTGATACCGTCAGCGTTGATGTTTCTCAAGCTACCGATAGTATCGCTGTTTATGGTAATGACGGTACTGCCAATCAGATAATTAAAACTAACTCCACAGGCCAACTGGATATCAGACCTCTGACTTCTTCCGATACCGTAAACGTTGATATTTCTCAATCTACCGATAGTATTGCTGTATACGGTAGTGACGGTACTGCCAATCACGCTTTATTAACTGATTCGGCCGGAATACTACAGGTTAACAATACCCGGACCTTTACAACTGCTACTCTTACAACTTTAGAAACAACAGACAGCTATCAATATACAACCCAACAGGAGATTGCTCAACTGAACACCTATCAGTTCTTTGTAAAGAATACAGGAGATACAAACAGTGTTACACTTGTTGTTGAATTGAGCCCAAATGGTACAGACTGGGTAGTTGACAGTGACGAACGTCCGATTACCTTCGGGGCTGCAACAATTATAACTTCGAACAAGTTCCTAAGATATATAAGATTAGGATACAAGTCCACAAGTACTGGTGCCAGCACAACTATAAGTGCTATTTTCCAAGGCCAAGGCTAA
- a CDS encoding tRNA 2-thiocytidine(32) synthetase TtcA, which produces MVSIQRILGQMRRVVQDYNMIEDGDRIAVGVSGGKDSMTLLTALRQLQNFYPKKFELEAISLTMGIGNADFTPVVEYCKKIGVNYTIEETLIGKIIFEVRNEKNPCSMCANLRRGALHNKAKTLGCNKVALGHHRDDAVETLLLSTFYEGRIHTFSPVTYLDRKDLYLIRPLIYTEEKQIKSVVKSESLPIVKSPCHVDGKTKRQFIKDLILDLQKDNREIKSNLFGAIKRAEIDGWHE; this is translated from the coding sequence GTGGTGTCTATACAGCGTATTTTAGGGCAAATGAGGCGTGTGGTTCAGGACTATAATATGATTGAGGATGGAGATAGAATAGCAGTTGGCGTAAGCGGCGGAAAAGATAGCATGACCCTTCTTACTGCTTTAAGACAGCTTCAGAACTTTTATCCCAAAAAGTTTGAACTTGAGGCAATCAGCCTTACTATGGGCATAGGAAACGCTGATTTCACTCCAGTCGTCGAATACTGCAAAAAAATAGGTGTTAATTATACTATTGAAGAAACACTGATTGGTAAGATAATTTTTGAAGTAAGAAACGAAAAGAACCCCTGTTCTATGTGTGCAAATCTAAGAAGAGGTGCTCTCCATAACAAAGCTAAAACGCTTGGCTGCAATAAAGTTGCTCTCGGACACCACAGGGATGATGCTGTTGAAACTTTGTTACTCAGTACATTCTATGAAGGAAGAATACATACGTTTTCTCCGGTAACCTATCTTGACAGAAAGGATTTATACCTTATTCGTCCTCTTATTTATACTGAAGAAAAGCAAATAAAATCAGTTGTAAAGTCAGAGAGTCTTCCAATTGTAAAAAGTCCATGTCATGTAGACGGTAAAACCAAACGCCAATTTATCAAGGATTTGATTTTAGACCTCCAGAAGGATAACAGAGAAATAAAAAGTAACCTTTTCGGAGCAATTAAACGTGCAGAAATCGACGGATGGCACGAATAA
- a CDS encoding phosphodiester glycosidase family protein: MKKYIRKSFALLVILATLLTSFSGVSAAQQLISQTVEKQTITSGVTLESYDRFTTSGWIKSYVLRVDLSNKNVKVDTLVNKKSVVGYSTVLNLAKNSGAIAAVNGSFFDFGPSGSGKGYTYGPVVSSGEIDLAATRDSKDTATFSLNDVNEALFTYWNTKVELVTPKGERKVAASYNRYNGKFNGMSIVDSKWGAKTPGATSNYPYWIEMVVEDGIVKEFNENKPSMDMPKNGFVVLGAGSHIQYLKDNFNVGDPVEYNITMNVDTNNMKMALTGGAMLVKDDKVLTSFSHNPVSPSTRASRTAIGTSKDGKTLIVAAVDGRSSASIGMTQSELASYMHELGCANALNLDGGGSTTLVARKQGTTGLSVQNRPSDGSQRGVGASLGIFSVGPQGPVDSLYITSYEDYVFVNTSRAFTARGMDKYMNPVNINPKDIKWSVSGVKGTFKGNVLYPTTAGEAVVTAKIGDNVVGTCPITVLESPSKLEMNYDTLNVNPGSSITFSVKGWDKNGYTASIPPANIKWSTGGNVGNVSSSNVFTANKSGGTGYVAATVGSAVVSCPVSIRKSGLTKVIQDFNSTGIKLITSPNSAKASYSMASNVYKSAKNSAKITYDFSKDVNVNRTAYLTLPNGGYTLESSTSKLGMWVYSSAKKPIWIGATVHDSKGNYSSEYFAKGITWTGWKYLEVSLDNLNTPKKITNVFAVQPKSGKSSGTVYFDDLTMVYTGYPAVDMTKVPKTTVPKDDNYKESTVSGTDSMTFSVFGQSTAYSSSNKTQIDMLNTLASRINSSVDVSVLVGSNDGLTRSSIKIPQLATTASYKSLDINGNRLIQLNTSKGGIRATNTNEWLWLNNQLKTFDGKNLFVFLMEDPIKFNDTKEGQLLKDTLSNYQKETGKNVWVFYKGNSNSSYMDKGVKYVVTAGFDSYGFSDSNKSAAKYAVVKVKGTSITYQFKSFN, translated from the coding sequence ATGAAAAAATACATAAGGAAAAGTTTTGCACTTTTGGTTATATTAGCCACACTGCTGACCTCTTTCAGTGGTGTGTCTGCAGCACAGCAGCTTATAAGTCAGACTGTTGAAAAGCAGACGATTACTTCAGGTGTAACTTTGGAGAGCTACGACCGCTTTACTACAAGTGGGTGGATTAAATCCTATGTTCTCAGAGTTGATCTGTCTAATAAAAATGTGAAGGTTGACACTCTTGTAAACAAAAAATCAGTGGTCGGTTATTCAACTGTATTGAACCTGGCTAAAAATAGCGGGGCTATTGCTGCAGTAAACGGTAGCTTTTTTGATTTCGGACCTAGTGGAAGCGGAAAAGGATATACATACGGTCCTGTAGTTTCTTCAGGTGAAATTGATCTAGCAGCTACCAGAGACAGTAAGGATACTGCAACCTTCTCCCTAAATGATGTAAACGAAGCTCTTTTTACATACTGGAACACCAAGGTTGAGCTTGTAACTCCAAAGGGTGAAAGAAAAGTAGCTGCATCTTATAACAGATATAATGGTAAATTTAACGGAATGTCCATAGTAGACTCAAAATGGGGTGCTAAAACTCCGGGTGCTACATCCAACTATCCATACTGGATAGAAATGGTAGTTGAAGATGGTATTGTAAAAGAGTTCAACGAGAACAAACCCAGTATGGATATGCCAAAAAACGGTTTTGTTGTTTTAGGTGCGGGAAGTCATATCCAGTATTTAAAAGACAATTTCAATGTTGGTGATCCAGTAGAATATAATATCACCATGAATGTTGACACCAATAATATGAAGATGGCCCTTACAGGCGGAGCAATGCTTGTAAAGGATGATAAAGTATTAACTTCTTTCTCGCACAACCCTGTTTCGCCAAGTACGAGGGCATCAAGGACAGCAATCGGTACATCAAAAGACGGAAAAACCCTTATTGTGGCTGCTGTTGATGGTAGGTCAAGTGCAAGTATAGGTATGACACAATCAGAACTTGCATCATACATGCATGAACTTGGATGTGCCAATGCACTTAATCTGGATGGAGGCGGCTCAACTACACTGGTAGCAAGAAAGCAAGGTACAACAGGTTTAAGCGTTCAGAATCGTCCCTCAGACGGTTCACAAAGAGGAGTAGGAGCTTCTCTGGGAATATTCTCGGTAGGACCTCAAGGTCCTGTAGATTCTCTTTATATAACCTCTTATGAGGATTATGTATTTGTCAATACCTCCAGAGCCTTTACCGCAAGGGGCATGGATAAGTACATGAATCCTGTTAATATTAACCCCAAAGATATAAAATGGTCTGTGTCTGGTGTCAAAGGTACTTTCAAGGGAAATGTACTGTATCCCACCACAGCAGGTGAAGCCGTAGTTACGGCAAAAATAGGCGACAATGTAGTTGGAACTTGTCCTATTACCGTATTGGAATCACCTTCCAAGCTCGAAATGAACTATGACACACTTAATGTTAATCCCGGAAGTTCGATTACATTTTCCGTCAAAGGATGGGATAAGAACGGCTACACAGCAAGTATTCCCCCTGCAAATATTAAGTGGAGTACAGGCGGAAATGTAGGTAATGTATCCTCATCCAACGTATTTACAGCAAATAAAAGCGGTGGAACAGGTTATGTAGCCGCCACTGTAGGTTCAGCAGTTGTATCATGTCCTGTGTCTATCCGTAAGTCTGGGTTAACAAAAGTTATACAGGACTTTAATTCAACCGGAATAAAGCTGATCACCTCACCAAATTCGGCTAAAGCATCTTATAGTATGGCGTCAAACGTTTATAAGTCAGCAAAAAACTCCGCAAAAATCACATATGATTTTTCTAAGGATGTGAATGTAAACAGAACAGCATACTTAACTTTGCCAAATGGAGGCTATACATTGGAATCCTCTACTTCCAAGCTTGGTATGTGGGTTTACAGTTCCGCCAAAAAACCAATATGGATAGGGGCTACCGTACACGATTCTAAAGGAAACTACTCTAGTGAGTATTTTGCAAAGGGGATCACCTGGACAGGTTGGAAGTACCTCGAGGTATCACTGGATAATTTGAATACACCTAAAAAAATAACAAACGTGTTTGCTGTCCAGCCTAAAAGCGGAAAGTCCTCGGGAACGGTCTATTTTGATGACCTTACAATGGTTTACACAGGCTATCCCGCTGTTGATATGACAAAGGTTCCCAAGACAACCGTACCTAAGGATGATAATTACAAGGAAAGTACTGTATCTGGCACGGACTCAATGACGTTTTCAGTGTTTGGCCAATCAACTGCATATTCATCATCCAACAAGACACAGATTGACATGCTAAATACTCTTGCTAGCCGTATAAACAGCTCTGTTGATGTCTCTGTACTGGTTGGCTCAAATGACGGGCTTACAAGAAGCAGTATCAAGATTCCACAGTTGGCTACCACAGCAAGTTATAAATCTTTAGATATTAATGGAAACAGACTTATTCAACTGAATACTTCCAAAGGTGGTATTCGTGCGACAAATACAAACGAGTGGTTATGGCTTAATAATCAACTTAAAACCTTTGATGGTAAAAACCTATTTGTTTTTCTAATGGAAGATCCTATAAAATTCAATGATACCAAAGAAGGGCAGCTTTTAAAGGACACTCTTTCAAATTATCAAAAGGAAACTGGAAAAAATGTATGGGTATTCTATAAGGGAAATTCAAATTCAAGTTATATGGACAAAGGTGTAAAATATGTGGTTACCGCAGGATTTGATTCTTATGGCTTCAGCGACAGCAACAAAAGTGCTGCAAAGTATGCGGTTGTAAAAGTTAAGGGAACCTCCATAACATACCAGTTTAAATCATTTAATTAG
- the galU gene encoding UTP--glucose-1-phosphate uridylyltransferase GalU, whose amino-acid sequence MKVRKAIIPAAGLGTRFLPATKAQPKEMIPIVDKPTIQYIVEEAVAAGIEDILIISGRNKRAIEDHFDKSYELEEELHRKGKLDLLSVVQEISNIANIHYIRQKEAKGLGHAIYCAKSFIGNEPFAVMLGDDIVDSPVPCIKQLMDVYNEYQTTILGVQKVPLQDVTKYGVIGGTQIDESVYKVKGLVEKPEVEQAPSNIAILGRYIISPRIFEFLETAVPGKNGEIWLTDALQKLMEQEAMYAFDFAGDRYDVGDRIGFLKATVEFALKREDLKDDFTAFLRHKMEQLP is encoded by the coding sequence ATGAAAGTACGAAAGGCGATAATACCTGCTGCCGGTCTTGGAACTAGGTTTTTACCTGCAACCAAGGCACAGCCTAAGGAAATGATACCTATAGTTGATAAACCCACTATACAATATATTGTTGAAGAAGCAGTTGCCGCGGGGATTGAAGATATACTTATCATCTCCGGAAGGAATAAAAGGGCAATTGAAGACCATTTTGACAAATCCTACGAATTGGAAGAGGAGCTTCATAGAAAGGGAAAACTGGATTTGTTAAGTGTGGTTCAGGAGATTTCAAATATTGCAAATATACACTATATAAGGCAGAAGGAAGCAAAAGGCCTGGGACATGCTATTTACTGTGCTAAATCATTTATTGGGAATGAACCTTTTGCAGTCATGCTGGGTGACGATATAGTGGATTCTCCGGTACCGTGTATCAAGCAGCTGATGGACGTATATAATGAATACCAGACTACTATTCTGGGAGTACAGAAAGTACCCCTTCAGGACGTCACAAAATATGGTGTTATTGGGGGAACACAGATAGACGAAAGCGTCTATAAGGTAAAGGGATTAGTTGAGAAACCGGAGGTAGAGCAGGCACCATCCAACATAGCTATATTGGGAAGATATATTATATCTCCAAGGATTTTTGAATTCCTGGAAACAGCAGTACCGGGTAAAAATGGAGAAATTTGGCTCACAGACGCACTCCAGAAGCTGATGGAGCAGGAAGCGATGTATGCCTTTGATTTTGCAGGTGATAGATATGATGTTGGAGACAGAATTGGCTTCCTAAAGGCTACGGTTGAATTTGCTTTAAAAAGAGAGGACCTGAAGGACGATTTTACAGCCTTTTTGAGGCATAAAATGGAGCAGCTTCCGTAA
- a CDS encoding ECF transporter S component: MNSSKIRKITTMGVLVAISVILIVSPLKFPFPSAPFLVYDAADVSIIIGGFIFGPTQGIILTIVTAVVQTMSDSSGGGWIGCVMHIVATSALVCTSSVIYSRKRTLKSAVIGLTLGSLAMTVLMIPMNMIFYPLFAGTPVDAVIKMMVPALLPFNLMKAGLNSVIALLLYKSSGRLLRQIALK, from the coding sequence ATGAATAGCAGTAAAATCAGAAAAATTACCACAATGGGTGTTTTGGTGGCAATTTCAGTAATACTTATAGTATCACCTTTAAAATTTCCATTTCCCAGTGCACCATTCCTTGTGTACGACGCCGCAGATGTTTCCATTATTATAGGTGGTTTTATTTTTGGACCAACTCAAGGTATTATTCTCACTATTGTGACAGCTGTAGTACAAACCATGTCTGACAGCTCAGGAGGAGGATGGATAGGCTGTGTCATGCACATTGTTGCTACATCAGCTCTGGTATGTACCTCTTCTGTAATTTATTCAAGAAAAAGAACTCTTAAAAGTGCTGTTATCGGTTTAACACTTGGAAGTCTAGCAATGACCGTACTGATGATACCAATGAACATGATATTTTACCCTTTGTTTGCAGGAACTCCTGTTGATGCTGTAATTAAAATGATGGTCCCCGCCCTTCTTCCTTTCAATTTAATGAAGGCAGGTCTTAACTCAGTAATAGCCTTATTGTTGTACAAGTCATCAGGCAGACTATTAAGGCAAATAGCCCTTAAATAG
- a CDS encoding glycoside hydrolase family 3 protein: MSLKGLGRVLLTTLLAMSLCCCSNTGSNTRKVSNKPYISTNSGNNSEVTAIYNKQKSIKDNISAYISKMTLEEKVGQMIMAEKDYISAHDVKTYGVGCVFAEGGSAPKDNNPDGWRSMIETYKKAANDSRLSIPLLFATDAVHGNNNMKDTIIYPHNISLGATRNGKLTRQIGAAVADELKAIGVDWTFSPCVAVSNDIRWGRDYECFSETPDLVTMMATALITELQNKGIIACAKHYVADGAVEFGSGTNGLLDRGNTNISTEELKDKYISVYKDAVKSGVKTIMVSYSSIKGRKNHSERDLIEYKLKQDIGFQGIVISDYEGVEYLDGNSLYTKVVNAVNAGIDVLVEGKRWKETYKCLLEAASQKRQDVNMDRIDDAVSRVLRVKMETGKFEGKDVTNKNYKLRQTSNVQLAEQAVKESLVLLKNKRKILPLKKSDKVAVIGPASDNIGVQCGGWTKTWQGGLDDGDEKWMSGTTILDGFKEMADKGGGLIITDPSRVKEADVVLAVLGEHPYAEGKGDEKALGLSDGLAFKENAEVLRIAYQSNKPIVVILVSGRPRIITNEINKWDAMVEAWLPGTEGRAVAQVIYGENCNFKGRLPVSWPKSVEQLPITIEKLDNNEVYDALFQYGFSLKYSN, translated from the coding sequence TTGAGCTTAAAAGGACTGGGAAGAGTACTTCTGACTACTTTGCTGGCAATGTCTCTATGTTGCTGCAGTAATACCGGATCAAATACCCGCAAGGTTTCAAATAAACCCTATATTTCCACAAACAGCGGAAATAATTCAGAAGTAACAGCAATATACAATAAACAAAAATCGATCAAGGATAATATATCAGCATACATAAGCAAGATGACATTGGAGGAAAAAGTAGGTCAGATGATTATGGCGGAAAAGGACTATATTTCGGCTCATGATGTAAAAACCTATGGTGTTGGATGTGTGTTTGCGGAAGGTGGTTCAGCTCCCAAGGACAATAATCCGGACGGCTGGAGGTCAATGATAGAAACATATAAAAAGGCCGCAAATGATTCGAGATTGTCAATACCACTTTTATTTGCCACAGATGCAGTTCATGGTAACAACAACATGAAGGATACCATTATTTATCCTCATAATATCAGTCTGGGAGCCACACGTAACGGAAAACTTACAAGGCAAATCGGAGCTGCTGTGGCAGATGAATTAAAAGCAATAGGAGTAGATTGGACATTTTCGCCGTGTGTTGCAGTAAGCAATGACATAAGATGGGGAAGGGATTATGAATGTTTCAGCGAGACCCCAGATCTTGTGACTATGATGGCAACTGCTTTGATAACAGAACTCCAGAACAAAGGGATAATTGCCTGTGCAAAGCACTACGTGGCAGATGGAGCGGTTGAATTTGGTTCAGGTACCAACGGACTGCTGGATCGTGGAAACACAAACATCAGCACGGAAGAACTTAAAGATAAATATATATCTGTTTATAAGGATGCAGTTAAATCAGGCGTTAAAACAATTATGGTATCGTACAGCAGTATAAAGGGTCGAAAAAACCATTCGGAAAGAGATCTTATAGAATATAAGCTTAAGCAGGATATAGGCTTTCAAGGAATTGTAATCAGCGACTACGAGGGCGTTGAATATCTGGACGGGAACAGTCTTTATACTAAGGTAGTAAATGCAGTTAATGCCGGAATTGACGTACTAGTTGAAGGGAAGCGGTGGAAGGAAACCTATAAATGTTTACTTGAGGCAGCAAGTCAGAAGAGGCAGGATGTAAATATGGACAGGATTGATGATGCTGTTTCGAGGGTTTTAAGAGTAAAAATGGAAACAGGTAAATTTGAAGGAAAAGACGTGACAAATAAGAACTATAAGCTCAGGCAGACATCCAATGTTCAACTTGCTGAACAGGCTGTAAAGGAGTCATTAGTTCTTTTGAAAAACAAGAGGAAAATACTGCCATTAAAAAAATCAGACAAAGTTGCAGTCATTGGACCAGCCTCTGATAATATTGGCGTACAATGTGGCGGCTGGACAAAAACCTGGCAGGGAGGACTGGATGATGGAGACGAAAAGTGGATGAGTGGTACCACTATTCTGGATGGATTTAAGGAAATGGCAGACAAGGGAGGCGGCCTTATTATCACTGACCCTTCAAGGGTAAAGGAGGCAGATGTCGTTCTAGCGGTTCTTGGAGAACACCCTTATGCCGAGGGAAAGGGCGATGAAAAAGCTCTCGGATTAAGTGACGGACTGGCCTTTAAAGAGAATGCCGAAGTACTGCGAATTGCATACCAATCAAATAAGCCTATAGTTGTAATTCTTGTATCAGGAAGGCCAAGGATAATCACAAATGAGATTAATAAGTGGGATGCTATGGTTGAGGCATGGCTTCCGGGGACGGAAGGAAGGGCTGTTGCACAGGTTATATACGGAGAAAACTGCAATTTTAAGGGGCGGTTGCCTGTGAGCTGGCCTAAATCAGTTGAACAACTTCCCATTACCATTGAAAAGTTGGATAATAACGAAGTATACGATGCCCTTTTCCAATATGGATTCAGTCTGAAATATTCAAATTAA
- a CDS encoding TraB/GumN family protein, with product MKRILPIVALILILCLTLTLASSASTEVLYTQNSHVSMWKITSRITASEGNIMYLLGSLSVSEKSIFPLENQLEKVYEECSKIVVETDISKTTQDQTVTALLKYGLLSKTTIDKVLTKEQYTKADNLIKKYTLNKKSLSAYKSFMPWVIDSLIANLAFSNSQNFIQNPVTSYFLEKAKKDGKSIVELESPNSQLKRLSSMSYSLQGAMLENTIMFAEKGPETVKNATELWKDGDIEGLNELYTFYKGSQAAAYNTFLIEKNKKVCEYIIKCLKSGGKYFTITDISMLTGKSGIINMLKEKGYKVEQQ from the coding sequence ATGAAAAGAATACTACCTATTGTTGCCTTAATCCTTATTCTATGCCTTACCTTGACCTTGGCATCTTCAGCTTCCACAGAAGTCCTGTATACCCAGAATAGCCATGTAAGTATGTGGAAAATTACATCCCGGATTACTGCCTCTGAAGGAAATATTATGTATCTCCTTGGATCATTATCTGTTTCAGAAAAAAGCATATTCCCTCTAGAAAATCAGCTTGAAAAGGTATACGAGGAATGTTCAAAAATTGTTGTAGAAACGGACATTTCTAAAACAACTCAGGATCAAACTGTAACAGCTTTATTAAAATATGGACTGCTATCAAAGACAACTATAGACAAGGTATTAACAAAGGAGCAGTATACCAAAGCAGACAACCTTATAAAGAAGTATACACTAAACAAAAAATCACTTTCTGCTTATAAAAGCTTTATGCCCTGGGTTATAGATAGTCTTATTGCCAATCTGGCATTTAGTAATTCGCAAAATTTCATACAAAACCCTGTCACCTCCTATTTTTTAGAAAAGGCAAAAAAAGACGGAAAGTCAATAGTTGAACTTGAGTCTCCCAATTCACAACTAAAAAGACTTAGCTCAATGTCGTACTCTCTTCAAGGTGCAATGCTTGAAAATACTATTATGTTTGCAGAAAAAGGACCTGAAACTGTAAAAAATGCCACTGAGTTATGGAAAGACGGTGATATCGAGGGCCTCAATGAGCTATATACTTTTTATAAGGGCTCTCAAGCAGCAGCTTATAATACTTTTCTTATTGAAAAAAACAAAAAAGTCTGCGAGTACATTATCAAATGTCTGAAATCAGGAGGCAAATATTTTACGATAACAGATATTTCAATGCTTACGGGAAAAAGCGGTATTATTAATATGCTCAAGGAAAAAGGCTATAAAGTAGAACAGCAGTAA